ATCAAAAAACATGTTAAACATCTTCATTAGAACCATCCCCTTCATACAAGGATAAAATATGCGATAGCCTTTCTTGTTCCATTTTCAAAATGGCGCTTCCTTCTGCAGTTATCATATAAATTTTTCTCCGGCCCGAATTTCCAACAGGTTCAATCCAACCATGCTTATTCAAGTTTTCAATCGCACCGTACAATGTACCAGCCGCTAAACTAACAGTACCATTACTTATTTTTTCTATTTTCTGCATTACAGCATAGCCATGAAGTGGTTCACGTAACGCCAATAAAATATAATGCATGGTTTCAGACAATGGCAATAATTTATG
This Virgibacillus phasianinus DNA region includes the following protein-coding sequences:
- a CDS encoding PadR family transcriptional regulator, producing MKHKLLPLSETMHYILLALREPLHGYAVMQKIEKISNGTVSLAAGTLYGAIENLNKHGWIEPVGNSGRRKIYMITAEGSAILKMEQERLSHILSLYEGDGSNEDV